The sequence TTCGTCGCCGATGTCTGGCCGAGCAATTCGCGCTCCGCTCTGCTGACGCTCGACGCCGATGGTGCGCTCTTGTGTTCGGAAGACGGCCACGGTCACGAGCCGTTCCATGTGCTCGCGCGGCAGCTCGATGCCGACGCCGACGGATTGGTGCCGCGAGACGCCGACCACCCTTCCCGCGCTGCCGTTGACCGCGAAGAACGCCGGCTGTTCTACGTGGCGCTGACGCGCGCGCGCGACGAATTGTACGTCAGCGGCAAGCGGCGAATATTGAGCCGCGCGAATCCACACGGTAAGGCGCACGATTTCTTGGACGAGACTTATGCGTGGCTTGACGCGATGGGGTGGCCTGCCGACGAACCGGTACCGTCGGCGTTAGTGCGCGGCACGGCGGAGGGTGACGGGCGTTCATCGCCGGCCCAAGAGAACGGCTTGCGCGCGCGCGACTACTTGTCGCGAATGTTCCCGGCGGAACGCCCCGCCTCGGCGGCGTCGGCGTTGCCGCTTTCCTTTTCAATCATCAGGCGCTTTGAGGAGTGCCCGCGCGCCGTGGCCTACGCGGCGAAACTCCGAATTCCGCCGCTTGCAGCGGACCGTTCGACCAGGTTCGACTCCGAGACATATGACGGCCCCGTCCGCGACCCCGATTCGCTGCTCGGCCTCGGGGCGTACGGGGATCTTGTCCATCGCGCGCTCGAACTCTGGGCAGCGTCTCGGATCGAAGGCCGCGATGCTGCCGCCGGGTCCGACGCGATACGCCAAGCCGCTCAAGAACTTGGCCAATCGCCGTCGAAATCCGACGCGCGTCGCGCTGTCGACGCACTGAATGCGATGACCACGGCCCTTGCCGGATGGACGCCGCTCTACGCAGAGGCGCCATTCACGCTTGATATCGCCGGCGTCACCGTTTCGGGATTCATCGACCTGATCGCGCGCGATGCATCGGGCAATCCTGCCGTCATCGACTACAAGACGGGGTCTGCACCGCCTTCGGATTACGCGCTGCAGCTCGCGCTCTATCGCGAAGCGGTTCGGGCTGCGTACGGTTTGGAGGCGCGCGGACTCATCGCCCGCATCCGCGATGGAGTCGTCGCGTTCGAGCCCGTGCCGGAGCTCGATCGAGCCACCATCGAGTCGCGCGTCCGCACCGCTGCGTCGGGAATCTCAAGTGCCGACGACACGCCTCGCCCCGGTCCGTGGTGCACGACTTGTCCGTACCGCGCGGCACCGTGCATGTCGTTCCTGTACTAGGGCAAGCATCGCTTGCCCATTTTTTGGGCCTCCGTACTAGGGCAAGCATCGCTCGCCCATTTTTTGGGCCTCCGTACTAGGGCAAGCATCGCTTGCCCCGAGTTTTTTTTCGATGGGCAAGCGATGCTTGCCCTAGTACACCTCACCCCGCCTACGGGCCGGCGGGCACCATGACGCGCGCGTCCAGCGTTTGATTCACGATCGCCTTTAGGCTGGCCACGTGGGCCGCGGCCAATGCATCGCCATGCCCCGAAGCCGATTGCAACGAGCTCTGCAGATTGACGAGTTCGGCACGAGCGAGCGATTGCGCGTCGAATGGCGTTCCATCGGCCGGTTTCAGCACGATCTGCGACAACTTCCGCGCATACCACTGCTGCACGCTGCGATGGACTTCGTTCGATGCGCTGCCGGTGCGCAGATCGCGATAGACGGCGTCTTGCGTCCACGCGAAGAGATCGGACAAGCTCATCGTCGAGCCCGCGGGATACTTGAGCGAGAGGTCGTCGAGGCGCTGCAGCATCGTCGGCTGGAATAAGCGGGTCAGCGTACTGGCCTGGATCGTCTCGGCCAACGTCGACACCGGCAGGTCGTGACGCAGCGGCGGATTGTACGCCCATACCGGCTCGCCGAAGTCGGTCACCCATTCGGTGTAGACCATTTGCCGCAGCGTGTTCTCGGGAAACGAGAACGCCGACGCGCCGAGCAGCCGCCGGTCCAGCAAGTCGAATGCGCGACGCGCATCGGTGCGAGTGACGGCGGTCAACGGCAGGGGTGCGCCCGGATCGCCGATGTGCGCCCGCGACACGTACTCGCCGCCCACGTAGTGATTGGCAATCGTCATGCAGCGAGTGATCTGGCGCCAGCCTGCGAAAAACGCTTGTTCCTGCGCATCGTGGGTATCGCTTGCGTGCGTGAAGCGCGTCGGCACTTTCGCGATCAAGTTGTCGGCGATCTTGATCTGGCCATCGCACCAGGCGATGTTGTCGGTCGAAAGATCGAATTGATTGACGCGCGGATCGATCGCGTGTCCGTTGGCCCACTGAACGTCCTCGTCCATGTCGAAGCGGTAATACGGGTTCTGCCAGGCTTGCGCCCAGCGCGATAACGTGGGAACCTCAGCTTGCGGGTTCGACGCTCCGGCAACCTGCGCATAACCCCAGTGTATGACGTAGTAGTCGTATGGCCCGAGCACGGTCTGGAAGAAGTCGCCTTGCGGCGTTCCGTGGGGCCACAGATTGGTGGGCGTGTACTCCATGACGGTGTTCGCAAGACCGTAACGTGACGTGAACGCCTTGTTCTGGAGCTCCTTGGGCGTATACGCCTCCGACGCGATGAAGTTGTGCTGCAGCCCCCACTCGTGGCCGGACTCGTGCAGCACGATCGACTTGAGGAAGTCCTGCGTGTACTTCAAGGTCTGCGCATGCGAAAGCGGCGCATCCATCGCACTGAGCGCGTACAAGCCGAATATGGCCGAGGCGCGCTTTTCCTCGCCGTACTGCTCTTCCGAGCTAAACGGCGTGTCCGATATCTGTGCGTCGACTGTCGGCGCGATGAAGTCCCGTGCGCTGAGTCCGCCGAAATATAGCAGGTCGGCGTCGATCACGATAGAGGTCTTAAGGATTTGGCCGGTGCGCGGGTCGAACACGGTGCCCGCTTGCGCGTAGCCGCCGTTGTACGATTGTGTCAGCCAGTGCACGACATTGACGTGGATATCATCGGGATCCCAATTCGGGTCGGACGGCTGATCGCGGACCACGATCGCATTGCTGATGCCGATCTTTTCGAACGCTTTATTCCACGTGAGCAACGCGTCCTTAATCGTCTGACGGTACTCGAACGGGATCGTGTTCGACATGTAGTACACCATCGGATTCGTCGCTTGCGACATTCCCCCCGATGGATTCGATGGCCGGAGATCCCAACGCATGATGTAGCGCAATTGCCGTGCGCGCGTGAGATCGTCGCCGTAGTTCAGCATGAAGACCGGATAGTAGCCGACGCGATCGTCCGCTAGGCGGGGAGTGTAGGAGCCGGGCGTCGGCGCCGGCGTGATGTTGTATTTCATCTTGAGCTGAAAACTGCGCGCGTCCACGAGGTTGTCGACCGACGGATCCGGCTGACCGGTCACCCACGTCTGGTCGGCTTCGATGATGGCGTTGTCCGGAAGAGATTTGGCATCGCCGAAATACGTCTTTTCGCGATCCAAGTGATACTGCGATTGCGGGTTATCGCTGATGCCGCGAAGCGCGTCTTCGATATCCGCCACATCGCCCAAGAACGGCGAGGCTTCGATGACGACGTCACCACTCACGCTATCGGTCGCGACGATCTTCGATACCGACAACATCGACGGCGGAAAATTCTGCGAAATGGCGAGGGCAGCCGGCGAACCGTCGGGCGCCACGAACGACGTGTTGGGGAACGTGATCACAACGTCGTCGTCCTTGCGCGAAAATCGCATGATGCGGGCGAATTGGAAATAGGGGTTGCCCGGCGTGACGCCGAGGCCGCCCATGCCGGTTGCCGGCGTGGACGTTTCGATGAAGTCGGTGTCGAGCTGCGCCTTGCTCAGTTCGATGTAGACTTTGCCGTCTTTGCGCCACAATGTGAAGAGCCCGTGTTGCGGCGTCAAGCCATCGATGAAGTTTTGATAGTCACCAGGTGTGGCTGCTGCTGCGGCCGCAGGGGTAGGCGATTGCGCTGCGGCTTGTGCGGCACCGGGCGCAACGAGCGTGAAACCGAACACTGCGAGAAATGGCAATAAACGGCGGTGCATGCGATCATGTCTCCTGAGCCGGCGAGGGGCGACCGCAACTAATTATTTGGGAGGTGGGCGCTCGCCTGCTCGGCGGCGCACCAAATCGGGTGGGGCATTGCCGCTCGACCCCCTTTTTAGGCCCGTAGGTGCGCTAAGGGTGGCGTCATGCCGGACGGGTGAGATAAACTTAGTGCTTTTTGGTCCCCGAGTGAAAGCTACGGGATTTCCAATGGTTCTGAGGCGCCCGCCGAGCACCGGAACGACGCAATCGGATTGCTCGAACCTGAGTTTGGATTATCGCCTCCGAGCGCCCAAACATCGCGGACTCCGAGATCCACCACAGAATAGAAACCGCCCGCGCCCAGTTGTGCGCTTGTGTGGTTCGACCAGTTCACTCCATTCCAATGCATGACCTGAAGCCGAGCGTTGTGATTGGGCGATCCGGGCTTATCGGTTTCGCCCACCGCCCATACGTCGTTCGGCGCAGATCCTGAAACTGCGCGCAAAGCGTTTGCGCGTTCGAAGTTCGGGCCATCCTCGTTCGGCGTCGCAAATTGCTCCCAATCCCTTCCGTTCCAATGCGCAGCGAACGTGCGAGTCTGAGACCCGGGATCACCTGTTTTTGGGACGAAGCCAACCGCCCACGCATCGTCAGGACTTCCGGCGAAAACGCCGTCTATAAGTGCGTTGAGCGCCCCGTATCCGGATGCGATCGCCCAACGCCTTCCGTTGAAATGTTCGATCACGCTTTGTTCGCCTAACACCCAAATATCGTGATCCGAAGTGCCGGACATTTCTTCCGGTAGGCCAAACGGCAAGAATTTTAGCGGCGCCGCGAATGGCAAAATGTTCCATCGGACGCCATCCCAATGTTCGGATATTCCCTCGAAGATGGACTTCCCGTTTTCAATATGGCACACTTCGCCGGCGGACCAGACATCCGTCGGAGAAAACGCCTGCATTGCGCTTATGTTCGGGCCATCGCCTTGGCCAGGACATATCTTGGAAGGCGGAAATCCGGTTGGCATGCGAGTGACGGTCCAGCGGTTCCCATCGAAATGGATCGACTTCGCATATTGATCGCTCTCGGATCGAAAAATTGCGTCGATCCAAAGATCGCTATCGGACGTGCCTGTGACTGCGAGCGAGAAAAGCCCGGTATCCGGCGGCGTGTTGACCGGTATGGTCACCTCCGACCACGCCGACCCGTTCCAGTGCAACAATTCACGGTCGCCATTGTTGGCAGCCCAAATGTCGTTCGCTGATAATGCCAAAAGTGAAAACGGCGTAGTCGGAGGCGCTCCATCGTTAGGAAGCGGACCCGATTGCCAAAAACAGGTCGCTGCGGCCGGCGACAGAGCACCGAACAAAATTCCGGCGACCGCCAAACCGGTGATCGCGTTTCGAGTTGCTCGATAAGTGGTCATGGAGAGCG is a genomic window of Candidatus Eremiobacteraceae bacterium containing:
- a CDS encoding zinc-dependent metalloprotease encodes the protein MHRRLLPFLAVFGFTLVAPGAAQAAAQSPTPAAAAAATPGDYQNFIDGLTPQHGLFTLWRKDGKVYIELSKAQLDTDFIETSTPATGMGGLGVTPGNPYFQFARIMRFSRKDDDVVITFPNTSFVAPDGSPAALAISQNFPPSMLSVSKIVATDSVSGDVVIEASPFLGDVADIEDALRGISDNPQSQYHLDREKTYFGDAKSLPDNAIIEADQTWVTGQPDPSVDNLVDARSFQLKMKYNITPAPTPGSYTPRLADDRVGYYPVFMLNYGDDLTRARQLRYIMRWDLRPSNPSGGMSQATNPMVYYMSNTIPFEYRQTIKDALLTWNKAFEKIGISNAIVVRDQPSDPNWDPDDIHVNVVHWLTQSYNGGYAQAGTVFDPRTGQILKTSIVIDADLLYFGGLSARDFIAPTVDAQISDTPFSSEEQYGEEKRASAIFGLYALSAMDAPLSHAQTLKYTQDFLKSIVLHESGHEWGLQHNFIASEAYTPKELQNKAFTSRYGLANTVMEYTPTNLWPHGTPQGDFFQTVLGPYDYYVIHWGYAQVAGASNPQAEVPTLSRWAQAWQNPYYRFDMDEDVQWANGHAIDPRVNQFDLSTDNIAWCDGQIKIADNLIAKVPTRFTHASDTHDAQEQAFFAGWRQITRCMTIANHYVGGEYVSRAHIGDPGAPLPLTAVTRTDARRAFDLLDRRLLGASAFSFPENTLRQMVYTEWVTDFGEPVWAYNPPLRHDLPVSTLAETIQASTLTRLFQPTMLQRLDDLSLKYPAGSTMSLSDLFAWTQDAVYRDLRTGSASNEVHRSVQQWYARKLSQIVLKPADGTPFDAQSLARAELVNLQSSLQSASGHGDALAAAHVASLKAIVNQTLDARVMVPAGP